A genome region from Paenibacillus pabuli includes the following:
- a CDS encoding TetR/AcrR family transcriptional regulator produces the protein MPKIVDHEKMKNIIAEATWKIISEKGIHHATSRTIAKEAGLSQGALRHYFSKQESLLAFAMELVKEKVLIRLRNLNARELAPQERIVEYLLELVPTDEQTLLEMEVWFAFVTYGKTQKGFDTNYEDLQNAIKNCIIYLKNEGLLSTTDEEKEQEKLFAFINGMALNLYLEPDKINRTRSKEMIQDYIHWIIR, from the coding sequence ATGCCAAAAATCGTGGACCATGAGAAAATGAAGAATATTATCGCAGAAGCAACTTGGAAAATCATTAGCGAGAAAGGCATTCATCATGCAACGTCAAGAACGATTGCGAAGGAAGCCGGACTATCACAAGGAGCTTTAAGACATTACTTTTCAAAACAAGAGAGCCTATTAGCGTTTGCGATGGAGTTAGTTAAGGAAAAGGTACTTATTCGGCTAAGAAATCTGAATGCAAGAGAACTGGCGCCTCAAGAAAGAATTGTTGAATACTTGCTTGAGCTAGTCCCGACTGATGAACAAACATTATTGGAAATGGAGGTTTGGTTTGCATTTGTTACCTATGGAAAAACGCAAAAAGGGTTCGATACCAATTATGAGGACCTCCAAAACGCAATCAAGAATTGCATTATATACTTGAAAAATGAAGGTCTTCTGAGCACAACCGATGAAGAGAAGGAACAAGAAAAACTGTTTGCCTTTATCAATGGAATGGCTCTCAATTTGTATTTAGAGCCTGATAAGATAAATCGAACACGAAGCAAAGAAATGATACAAGACTATATCCATTGGATTATACGTTAA